The Acanthopagrus latus isolate v.2019 chromosome 6, fAcaLat1.1, whole genome shotgun sequence genome includes a region encoding these proteins:
- the ccndbp1 gene encoding cyclin-D1-binding protein 1 homolog, producing MSADNCVGDVSVPLRNLLNSIQCIRDRVRDGESNESDGAFNISNFWDTLNQAVKAVSQEATKLSLAFSKPPLPSQQDGEKLADSILKSVLTLSTVYYWLPKSQGVSLRRQVRDATVEVLEGVSQLVEVILSSPLQSLSQEQLTSTGGVWSACDQFAQLPQDNKAAVLVVLSAQTGVVKDAIEEIEQALAEADDPYSDILDDDQGGEEPRGNQDTYWSEKDRSVIGPCQGLMKASAACLRKLTSAVKANGDVSTSQNLAQLDDLADITLEISPCVDDLALCLYPPMDYSGVESNASKLATLLKKVLAIIRSSHVCGESQLTWVQFLDGAVDHNLQKAKDLIHSS from the exons ATGAGTGCCGACAACTGTGTTGGAGACGTTTCTGTGCCTCTACGAAATCTACTGAACTCCATCCAGTGTATCAGGGACCGAGTCAGAG ATGGAGAATCCAATGAGTCAGACGGAGCGTTCAACATCTCCAACTTCTGGGACACTCTGA accaGGCAGTGAAGGCAGTGTCCCAGGAAGCCACAAAACTCAGCCTGGCCTTCTCCAAACCCCCGCTGCCATCACAACAG GATGGAGAGAAGTTAGCAGACTCCATCCTCAAGAGTGTCCTGACTCTGTCTACAGTGTATTACTGGCTGCCTAAGAGCCAAG GCGTCAGTCTGAGGCGACAGGTCAGAGACGCCACAGTCGAGGTTCTGGAGGGAGTCTCACAGCTGGTGGAGGTCATACTGAGCTCACCGCTACAGAG TCTGTCCCAGGAGCAGTTGACATCAACAGGAGGAGTGTGGTCGGCCTGTGATCAGTTTGCCCAGTTGCCACAAG ATAATAAGGCAGCAGTTCTGGTGGTTCTGTCGGCTCAGACTGGAGTTGTGAAAGACGCCATAGAGGAAATAgaacag GCGTTGGCCGAGGCCGACGACCCGTACAGTGACATCCTTGATGATGACCAGGGAGGGGAGGAGCCTCGGGGCAACCAGGACACTTATTGGTCAGAGAAGGACCGCAGCGTGATTGGTCCGTGCCAGGGGCTGATGAAAGCGTCAGCAGCGTGTCTGAGGAAGCTGACGTCAGCTGTCAAAGCCAACGGTGACGTCAGCACGTCTCAGAACCTGGCTCAGCTCGACGACCTCGCTGACATCACCCTAGAGATCAGCCCCTG TGTTGACGATCTGGCTCTCTGCCTCTACCCTCCGATGGACTACAGCGGAGTAGAGAGCAAC GCTTCTAAATTGGCAACGCTGTTAAAAAAAGTTCTGGCGATCATCAG GTCCAGTCACGTGTGCGGAGAATCCCAGCTGACCTGGGTTCAGTTCTTAGACGGAGCCGTCGATCACAACCTGCAAAAAGCCAAAGATCTCATTCACAGCAgctag